The nucleotide sequence cacaaacctacgtttttttaaatggaaccccgttagttttgttagtacatctgaacatataaacaaatacgtaatcagtgctgtttgttgcattgtaaagttttaattacatccgcagatattgtaacctaaggttgacgcttgagtaccactcctccgctgttcgatcgtgtgtatcggagagcaccgaattacgtagggatccaaagggaacggtgatggaccttaggttcagaagagactggaacagcacattacgtccacatgctaacacctttttattggtctttttcactgacgcacatgtacattaacatgaggggtgaggtacacgtacacacgtggtttccgttttcaattacggagtggaatagagggggtcccgacatgtcaggccaatagatgatcaatgtggtggccatcatttgctgcacacaactgcaatctctggcgtaatgaatgtcgtacacgccgcagtacatctggtgtaatgtcgccgcaggctgccacgatacgttgtttcatatcctctggggttgtaggcacatcacggtacatattctcctttaacgtaccccacagaaagaagtccagaggtgtaagatcaggagaacggactggccaatttatgcgtcctccacgtcctatgaaacgcccgtcgaacatcctgtcaagggtcagcctggtgttaattgcggaatgtgcaggtgcaccatcatgctgataccacatacgtcgacgcgtttccagtgggacattttcgagcaacgttggcagatcattctgtagaaacgcgatgtatgttgcagctgtttgggcccctgcaatgaagtgaggaccaatgaggtggtcgccaatgattctgcaccatacattcacagtccacggtcgctgtcgctctacctgtctgagccagcgaggattgtccacagaccagtaatgcatgttccgtagattcactgccccgtggtttctgAAACCCGCTTCACCggcaaacaggtagaactgcaacgcattctctgtcaatgcccattgacagaattgcactcgatgattaaagtcatcaccatgtaattgctggtgtagcgacacatgaaacgggtgaaagcggtgacgatgcagtatgcgcatgacactactttgactcagtccaccggctctctcaatgtcccgtgtactcatgtgtgggttcatggcaacagcagcaaacacaccaactgcacccgcttctcctatgACGGGCCTGTCACGGAccagtttgcgtgctacgaccatacctgttgcatacagttggcggtagatgttttgcaatgtgcggcatgttggatgctctctgtccgggtaccgttctgcatacaccctgcaggcttcagctgcatttcgtcgacactcgccatagatgagtatcatctccgccttttcagagttcgaatacaccatggtcacaattcctacaacactacactatcacagacgtctggtaacacggtgtactacagttggtctgcgtgcggagacgaatgcagaataacaatagcaccaAGCGCTACAggcggagccggccgaagtggccgtgcggttctaggcgctgcagtctggaaccgcgagaccactacggtcgcaggttcgaatcctgcctcgggcatggatgtgtgtgatgtccttaggttagttaggtttaactaattctaagttctaggggactaatgacctcagcagttgagtcccatagtgctcagagccatttgaaccattttgaacaagctacatgcggacactgcgacagctagaccaaaccacaacagtgcactacagtcacactcgtaaacacggtcgtcatcgtaaacatgtccctgcagatgctgctcgccgaccgtggcccgtgtttgttacaacacgcaactgaacgtcggaggtttcaagcgtcaactttaggttacaatatctccggatgtaattaacattttacaatgcaacaaacggcactgattacgtatttgtttgtatgttcagatctgctaacaaaactaacgtagttccatttaaaaaatggtaggtttgtgttaaaaaacatacttccgtgcatttttgtatggtttgtattaaacaattacactagcccctctcctcacgttcggtctgtggaatcggttcgttagtatttgatgtggtttacgaaatatatacaacagtaacgttaggtgactcaccctgtacagtgTTTCAGCCAAATTTTGATGTTcgaggggaacaatcaagaatggcgcTAACCATAGTGAAAATGGTATTGTACCAATATTGGAGAGTGTAGCAGCGAGCAGCGACTGACAAGGGGTGAAATGCTTGTGAATCGAACTgtgaaattttttacgtattttgcTCGTTATGACTGACTGAATATAGACCATTCTCCGACTATTgagtaattaaattaaaattaataatgatCTAATAATAATCAAACTGTGTTCAAATCGAAATAGGAACAAAGAAAGGGTACTAGTCACACGATCACCTTCATGTGCTTACTTGCATCTTAGTTCTATCCCCAACTAAATAAATTCCACTTGCATGAGTTAAACTTACGACCCATAATATTGTCGAAATATGAACCAGTGTGGCATTGGAAGCTAACACATAATAATGGAATATGAGAAGAGAATCAAAAGCTGAACAAACTAAACGCAGAATTGTAGTGAACAATTTGttaaaagtgaaatttattttCGTGAAAACAACGTCCTTTCATCGAGTTTACACTCACGTTTGTACATTCTCTGCACATATGTAAAACAACGAATGAAGATTCTCTTATTTATAAATCTTTTGCTAGTGCTTCAGATACGAAGCAATAAGCTTTAAACGTCTCTCACAGCGAAAAAATTCCGAACAGTTTTGTACTGGCTGCTGCAGGCAGAACGCGCTACCCCCTGAAGTTCACCCGACGCCCTCCAACGGCGACAGTGGGCGCAGGCGCTCCGAAAGAGCCGAATGCTGGACCTCCCGGGATGGAGAGGTCGCCGCCGGTCGGGCCGAACGAAGGAGCCTCCAGGGCGTTCCCGAAGGCCGGGCCCGGAGCGCCTCCTCTGCCCGTGGTATCGAAGCCCCCAGCGCCGAACCCGCCGGCCGAGGCGTCGAACTGCTGGCCGCCGCCGCCGAAGGCGCCACCTGCGGTCTGTCCCGGCAGAGCTCCCACCCTGGGGGCGGCCAGGTTGCCGTCTGGACGGACCGAGCCAGACGCGAAAGCGTTACCGGGAGGCGCCAGAGCGAGTCCGGAGGCGGTGGGGGTGGGTGCGGGGGCGGGCCTCGGTGCCAGCGACCGCAGCTGCTGGCCGCCCACCACGcgccctccgcctccgccgccgccacccccgggCGCGGGTGCGGGTGGGAAGACGGGCTCGCCCTCGTAGATGACCTCGGCGTGGAAGCCCGACTCTTCGGTGGCGGAGTACTTGACGATCTGGTTGCGGCCGTCGGGCAGCTGCACCGCGTACTGGCCCTCGATGCCCTTGCCGTCGCTGTTCTCCTGCTGGCGGAAAGCGGCACCGCTCTCCGCGTCGCTCACTGAGTACTGGAACTGGTACGGCTCCGGCTGCAACAGTGACGGCGTCTTCTGACGTTAAAGAAGCACACTGCATCACTGTTCCAACATCATTTGGACGGCTCTTGTTTACTGGAAATGGGTGGATAAACGGGCAGGGGAAGAATACACGAATCGCCACAGGAAGTTACTGTTTAGGATGCTAAAGGGAAAGAGGAacgatacaaattttacatattcacatgcacctttacctttaacccaaataaatacagattcattttgattaatttttcttttgctacgaGTATACAAGACGAGAGGCGATGTTCAGTCATAAGCTGATTTGCCAAAATCtttactaccaatttcaaacatatgataagtacgataggcaattacatctctgtcattaaaactttcaagaccaggtacactcgaaactccgctaccacctcttactatggcaacggtgaaccatccatttccatgtgagaaagtgtcgtttatatccaaactaaaattaagagaacatccaagaaatacacaaggtccatcgacgagggcgtgTGCTGCAACACACTTCACTGTAATGCGATTTTTCAtgtctcctgatgttgttgtaagttcaatgttttctatagttttgtagactgttgtgcgGGTACGACGATACctcctgtagggcatgttggcggcgttcaatgcagttgcctgtagtTAGTTGGCAATTGCATCCTTGCCTGTAGGCAaaatgaatctgtatttatttgggttaaaagtaaaggtgtatgtgaatatgtaaaatttgtatctgattgtactgtatattttcataaataaagatctgtagcgtcagccactaaccggacaagggtacatgtagaaccggaggctcaaggatgcaacagttttgttatgtaaacaCTCTTATCGCTTGGCGTTGGCGGCGCGGCAGCGGGGACGCGCACACGATGTGAGTAAATGGCAAAGAAATAAATTGCATTAAaagggatggatgaggaagaaaagcccaattaaggggaggtttacaatctatttttttaaactgcatttttcgatccataaaagtgtttagaatccacccctgaaacggtttttccgaatacggaacggaaatgtttgttattcgcggttgaacaaaaaaaaatgcacctgcctgaaaccgGCCTTTTTCAAACATCAGTTTCTTTCTTTAGGagaacgagttattgtaccggtgcttgagaggaaacacacaaattttaaatgGAAGTTTgagcgcgtgtgtttggaagttatctCCCAAGCAttcgcattctggtgcgaagactgtggagattgcgactttcctggcagtgagcaccttcaacgaagggtattcagcaattctgaagaccatgacaataaTGGACGTcatcctgggactctattcgacgcagttcgccaagcattcggtcgaccaccggattcaagcgaccGAAAACcatttgtcaccggccgtacgagcggctctggagcggcgcaggatggcccagatcgagcagaacgccctctatgaggaagaggaaggaatagTTTATGGACGCGCAATAGCAGATTGAACGAAAGTTGCATAATGTTGCATTTATATGTagccaaaacttcaaacgcgt is from Schistocerca cancellata isolate TAMUIC-IGC-003103 chromosome 6, iqSchCanc2.1, whole genome shotgun sequence and encodes:
- the LOC126190932 gene encoding cuticle protein 19.8-like, translating into MLCLKVLVSVSALWGAVAQQQQQQLAFGGFSGPLQGGRPQDAFSQAQGRPLGGFGQPQATGRALDAFGRSAGVPPGTLPLAAAPAPPPPQPPPPPRRSPAVGLRPDVSGRLADDVFGPPEPYQFQYSVSDAESGAAFRQQENSDGKGIEGQYAVQLPDGRNQIVKYSATEESGFHAEVIYEGEPVFPPAPAPGGGGGGGGGRVVGGQQLRSLAPRPAPAPTPTASGLALAPPGNAFASGSVRPDGNLAAPRVGALPGQTAGGAFGGGGQQFDASAGGFGAGGFDTTGRGGAPGPAFGNALEAPSFGPTGGDLSIPGGPAFGSFGAPAPTVAVGGRRVNFRG